Below is a genomic region from Thunnus albacares chromosome 4, fThuAlb1.1, whole genome shotgun sequence.
GTACAAGGTTGCACAAGCTATGTTTATATTTAACGCCTAAATTATGGAGTTACGTCCCATATTTCCCTTTGGTTGACTACACACTAGTTAATACGTGGTGTGTAAAATTAGTTCAACTTCTGATTGTCTAAGAACACCCTAACTAAAATATGtagacaaaaataattttagGTGGGCCAGGCAACATCATCACAAGCTACCAATAACCCTGATTTTACCTCTGTATAATTTCCACACTTTCCTATTCAACTATTAATTGTCTTCCTATGTATGGACCTGGTCCTGGATAATTCTAGCTGATCTGGAGATGAGTCACTACCATTACTTCCCCTAGCAGATACACCTCATTATTACAATGTGGACATGATGAATGTGCTGCTATGTGCAAAAAACTCTACAACTATACAACATGCGCTGTATATTGTCTTTATGCAACTTAATTGACATTAGCCAAATGAAGGATACAACTCTGAGACCCCTCTCTATGGGGTCAGTGAGCAGCAAGCCTCTGGGAGCGTATATCTTCTCATTCTGGTCCTTAATATATCTGGCTATCTTCTTTAACACCTgaagacagagaaatagagagttaaACTTAAAAGATATACAGTGATGTGTAGATCTGTGTACCCCaccagacacaaaacagagaccTGGTGCAGTACACAGTATAGTGTTAACGTGGTTTTACCTTTTCATAGTGTGTCTCCATACAGAGGAATATGGTATAAGCAGTGAGACAGGCCAGGCAGCCCTCCAAGTAGGACTTCCCCCCTAGTTTCTCTGCTTCTGCGTAAAGGTTGTTTAGAGTCTGGATGGTCTCCTCAAACTGCTGTTTGTCAAGCTAAAACCACACAACAagtttaaacataaacacaagcCTTTAACATGCATTTAACAACCTTTACATCCAGAGTGTTGAACTCTCTACATACCCTTGATTCAAGTTCAGAAGGGAACTTGGTCTGGAACCTGCAGATGGTCCCTGAGCTGTAGTCTCTCTGGATAAACACCTTGGAGAAGACAGCTGGCTGCTGGAGGTCCTGTAAGCTGTGGGTCTAAACgaaaaatgagaaatgatgCAACTTTCTAACATGAACAGTATCTCTCTGAAGGGTTGGAGCAGTAGCACCTACTGTACGGCCAGCTAACACTTCAATTTAGACGGAAATCAGCACCTGAGTGTCAATAACACAGCTGTTAGCTACATTAACTATTATCAAGCTAAAAGCTACGACATCTTTTATTATATCAGTCTAAGCAGGTGACAATTACCACATTTGTGATGTTGACAAGACACTGGCTACTGCAAAGTATTTGTAAAGTAACACTAAACACTAAGACTCGCTTATGATGCGGGCTAACGTTACATTAGCTAATAATACGTTAGCTTACTTTTGATGGCCCATCTACGCTGTTGGAAAGTATGGCAATATTAGCATTTATAAACATCCAAAACAACGAAAAATCGTAAACATGCTAAGTTATTCAAGCATCCAACCACACGCAAATCTTCTAAAAAACGAATAAAACCCTAAAATAACATACCTCAGCCATAGTGGACGCTTCCTCTGTAGCTGCTGCGTATCTGTGACGCAGCTCCGCCTGCAAACGCAATTTCCGGTGTTTGGCAAACGCCCACTGtaagtactaaagtaaaagtaaattaaagtaaaagtaaatttagctgTTAATACCtctatacttttacttaggtaggattttaaatgcgggtttttacttgtaattaggtatttttacattgtggcaTGGATACCTCtacttgagtaaaggatctgagtacttcttccaacactgcaggtcacagatcTGATGGATCACCAAATACGGTGTGACACCGAGAGACAGACACAGGTGCTgctaaattaaatgtaattattatacATGACTAATAAcaatatttgttgtattttgtatatgtattatgaattatgtatatttgtttttatcaataaatatattattgtctgccttatatacatacagaaacacagaacataaaGCAAAGTACATTAAGGCAAACAaataagaacataaaaacagaacaagtcATCCAGACACAAAATCTCTTTTCATACATCAGTAATCCCCAATCCTTTTCAAACATATCCTGTTTACTTATTAATACTATTATTTCTCTTATATAATCTTGTGTTCTTGACTTCAACTGTTAGTTTGACTTTTTAGAAATTATCTTTCCAACTGTATTTGTTTATTGCCAAACTTAGTGTAACAATGTCCCTGTCACTTCAGTACATTTAGTGCATAAATCTAGATTTCTATTGTATTGATTTAAATGACGTTTGCATTAATTGATAACGCTATATTAATCTAAACAGTAATTATTGACTGAGCATAGCCTCAGTGCAAGCAGATTCCCTGCCCTCAGTTGTTCATAAGTTTTTAAGTAATCTGAGTTCTACAGGGATCTCGATACTAGACTGTTAAACTATTACATAACTTTTGCTTACATTGTCTTCAATCATGATTTCTTCCAAAATAGATTAGGGGGATTCATTAGTACCTTATTCTGGCTTACTCTAATGAAGCTGAAAATATATTGCCATCAATGCCATTGATGTTATGTTTCAGCAAACAAATCTTTGACTTTTTCAGTCCAAACTATACCCTTAATTTGAATGTAGCATCTGCTCTTCTTGATATCtaggatgttttcttttttgacagTTGCTCACAGCATGTTGTCCCTGGATGATACAGTATACCTCCATACCAAACATTTCATCCACCATTTAGAACCTTATAGTAAATAAGGTTCCTTATAGTAAATAAGGTTCTAA
It encodes:
- the golga7 gene encoding golgin subfamily A member 7 isoform X1, encoding MFINANIAILSNSVDGPSKTHSLQDLQQPAVFSKVFIQRDYSSGTICRFQTKFPSELESRLDKQQFEETIQTLNNLYAEAEKLGGKSYLEGCLACLTAYTIFLCMETHYEKVLKKIARYIKDQNEKIYAPRGLLLTDPIERGLRVVEITIFEDRSIGSGR
- the golga7 gene encoding golgin subfamily A member 7 isoform X2, whose protein sequence is MAETHSLQDLQQPAVFSKVFIQRDYSSGTICRFQTKFPSELESRLDKQQFEETIQTLNNLYAEAEKLGGKSYLEGCLACLTAYTIFLCMETHYEKVLKKIARYIKDQNEKIYAPRGLLLTDPIERGLRVVEITIFEDRSIGSGR